Proteins from a genomic interval of Chroococcidiopsis thermalis PCC 7203:
- the rpmI gene encoding 50S ribosomal protein L35, with protein MPKLKTRKAAAKRFRATGTGKIVRRKAFKNHILEKKTTARKNRLSKAALVHERDEQNVRMMLPYL; from the coding sequence ATGCCTAAACTGAAAACTCGCAAAGCAGCGGCAAAGCGGTTCCGTGCCACAGGCACTGGTAAGATCGTGCGTCGTAAAGCTTTCAAAAATCACATTTTGGAAAAGAAAACGACTGCTAGAAAGAATCGTCTCTCAAAAGCAGCACTCGTACACGAACGCGACGAGCAAAACGTTCGGATGATGCTCCCTTATTTGTAA
- a CDS encoding transporter substrate-binding domain-containing protein, translated as MKDEGRMKVSRSMTNCLHFFLLLFPLTFTLYPFTFKSNAAEFKEIQQRGYLLVAVKDNLPPLGFRDRQGKLRGLEIELAQKLAADLLGNPAAVKFIPVANRDRLNAVIQDKVDLAIAQVTATDSRSRLVSFSPPYYMDGAAIIAKKATAESLNDVAKKTVAVLKGSSTIPTIKYLLPQVQLLGVDSYQQAHALLESGIAAAFTADASVLSGWVREYPQYEILPTLLSAEPLAVVMPKGLQYDSLRQQVNAAIARYTTAGWLRQRAEFWGLPVDKLRK; from the coding sequence ATGAAGGATGAAGGCAGAATGAAGGTAAGTAGAAGCATGACGAACTGTTTGCACTTCTTTCTTTTACTCTTCCCTTTAACCTTTACCCTTTACCCTTTCACATTTAAAAGCAACGCCGCCGAATTTAAAGAGATTCAACAGCGGGGTTATCTTTTAGTAGCTGTAAAAGACAATTTACCTCCTCTAGGCTTTCGCGATCGCCAAGGAAAGCTGCGGGGATTAGAAATTGAACTCGCCCAAAAATTAGCAGCAGATTTACTGGGAAACCCAGCAGCAGTAAAATTTATTCCAGTTGCAAACCGCGATCGCCTCAATGCGGTAATACAAGATAAAGTCGATTTAGCGATCGCCCAAGTCACAGCTACAGATTCGCGATCGCGTTTGGTTAGTTTCAGTCCGCCTTACTACATGGATGGTGCGGCAATAATTGCTAAAAAAGCAACAGCAGAAAGTCTCAACGATGTTGCCAAGAAAACAGTTGCCGTCCTCAAAGGTTCTTCCACAATTCCAACAATAAAATATTTGTTACCGCAAGTACAGTTATTAGGCGTTGATTCCTATCAACAGGCGCACGCATTGCTAGAGTCTGGCATAGCAGCCGCCTTTACAGCCGATGCCAGCGTGTTGAGCGGTTGGGTGCGAGAATATCCCCAGTATGAGATTCTACCGACATTATTGTCAGCCGAACCGTTAGCTGTAGTCATGCCAAAAGGATTGCAATACGACAGCTTGCGACAACAAGTCAACGCTGCGATCGCCCGTTATACTACTGCGGGCTGGCTGCGACAACGGGCAGAATTTTGGGGCTTACCTGTAGATAAATTACGCAAATAA
- a CDS encoding DUF7453 family protein, with translation MKSKSCIAVAAIGLSLSLIDSGAIAVKSSKYAYQKMADTSSSFSSFGLPVINNAGTVAFSANTDGALGAYTSTGKTITTIAENVGLYESIGSPIAINDTGTVAFVATPARGTTTTEYPTETIFTSTNGKVTQVPAYKPSPESGYPAYDRIVSLALNNRGTIAYVAQNMRGIGVLSSDGRLIAEASDARLSTVDSANINDRGTIVYRSQSGRAFEIFANKGTKTTTLSSTTYPLYVMAPKNGAFSPSLNNRGTVAYVALEIKPTSEYTAEFNPAKAAILKSNGTKITTVADTNGAYSSFSSGNNYNSAAVPPTINDRGTVAFFAQLDTGGEGIFIGSDPVKHKVIATGDSLFGYTVQSVALSTDGINDFGQVTFIARLANGTEVIVRADPLGAGCNCFVK, from the coding sequence ATGAAGTCAAAAAGTTGTATTGCAGTAGCAGCCATTGGTCTGAGTTTGAGCTTAATCGATAGTGGAGCGATTGCGGTCAAGTCTTCCAAGTACGCTTACCAAAAGATGGCTGATACGAGTAGTTCTTTTAGCAGCTTTGGATTGCCTGTTATCAACAATGCTGGAACCGTTGCCTTTAGTGCCAATACGGACGGAGCATTAGGAGCATACACCAGTACGGGCAAGACAATAACAACGATTGCCGAAAACGTTGGTTTATATGAAAGTATCGGTAGTCCCATCGCTATTAACGATACTGGAACCGTTGCTTTTGTTGCCACACCAGCAAGGGGAACTACCACCACAGAGTATCCAACGGAAACGATTTTTACTAGTACAAATGGTAAGGTAACTCAAGTTCCTGCTTACAAGCCATCACCTGAGAGTGGCTATCCTGCCTACGATCGCATTGTATCTTTGGCACTTAATAATCGAGGCACTATTGCTTATGTCGCTCAGAATATGCGTGGTATTGGTGTATTGAGTAGTGATGGTAGGCTGATTGCTGAAGCAAGTGACGCTAGATTGTCCACTGTAGATTCAGCCAATATTAACGATCGCGGCACGATCGTCTACAGATCTCAAAGTGGTAGAGCCTTTGAAATTTTTGCCAACAAAGGGACGAAAACTACAACTTTATCCAGTACTACTTATCCTTTGTATGTCATGGCTCCTAAGAATGGCGCTTTCTCTCCCTCGCTCAATAACCGAGGAACGGTTGCATATGTTGCTTTGGAAATCAAACCGACAAGCGAATACACGGCTGAGTTTAATCCTGCTAAGGCAGCAATCTTGAAGAGTAACGGCACTAAAATAACTACTGTTGCCGATACTAACGGAGCCTACAGCAGCTTTAGCAGTGGGAACAATTATAATTCTGCCGCTGTACCCCCTACAATTAACGATCGCGGTACGGTTGCATTTTTTGCGCAACTAGATACAGGTGGCGAAGGAATTTTTATTGGTTCCGATCCTGTCAAACATAAAGTTATTGCTACTGGTGATTCTTTATTTGGTTATACGGTACAAAGTGTTGCTCTATCTACAGATGGAATCAACGATTTCGGTCAGGTAACTTTTATTGCCAGACTAGCTAACGGTACAGAAGTCATCGTCCGTGCCGATCCGCTTGGTGCTGGCTGCAATTGTTTTGTTAAATAG
- the rplT gene encoding 50S ribosomal protein L20 produces the protein MTRVKRGNVARKRRKKILKLAKGFRGSHSTLFRTANQQVMKALRSAYRDRRKRKRDFRRLWIVRINAAARQHGMSYSQLMGNLKKAEIQINRKMLAQLAVLDPASFAKVAELANQAK, from the coding sequence ATGACTAGGGTAAAACGCGGTAACGTTGCCCGCAAACGCCGCAAAAAAATTCTCAAACTCGCGAAAGGATTTCGCGGTTCTCACTCGACTTTGTTCCGCACGGCAAATCAGCAAGTGATGAAAGCATTGCGGAGTGCCTACCGCGATCGCCGCAAGCGCAAGCGCGATTTTCGTCGCCTGTGGATCGTGCGGATTAATGCAGCGGCAAGGCAGCACGGGATGAGCTACAGTCAATTGATGGGGAATCTCAAGAAAGCTGAGATTCAAATTAACCGCAAAATGTTGGCACAATTGGCAGTTCTCGATCCGGCTAGCTTTGCTAAAGTTGCAGAACTCGCAAATCAAGCAAAATAA
- a CDS encoding TRAP transporter substrate-binding protein has translation MKRRRFIAKTTTAAATTTALGACVRVQTNNAQQAGALPKVRWRMATSWPKALGIFGGAETFSKRVQEMSNGRFIITPFVAGELVPGLQVLDAVQAGTVECGHTASYYYIGKNAALAFATSVPFGLTAQQQNAWLYHGGGLEAMQKLYADFNVINFPAGNSGAQMGGWFKREIKSVADLNGLKMRIPGLGGQVMSRLGVNVQVLPGGEIYLALDRGAIDAAEWVGPYDDEKLGLNKAAKFYYYPGWWEPGPTWEVLVNRAAWDKLPKEYQEILKSAATDANMDNLAQYNALNGAALERLVKGGTRLTPYTKEIMQAAQKATTDLLSENAAKDATFKQIYQQWNAFRAQVYRWNEINELSFTSFTFPSV, from the coding sequence ATGAAACGGCGACGATTTATTGCCAAAACGACTACGGCTGCTGCTACCACCACAGCTTTAGGTGCTTGCGTCCGCGTGCAAACCAATAACGCCCAGCAAGCAGGTGCTTTACCGAAAGTACGATGGCGCATGGCTACAAGTTGGCCTAAAGCTTTGGGGATTTTCGGTGGTGCGGAAACCTTCAGCAAGCGGGTGCAGGAAATGTCAAATGGGCGGTTTATCATCACGCCATTTGTCGCGGGGGAATTAGTCCCGGGATTGCAAGTTCTAGATGCAGTCCAAGCAGGAACGGTTGAATGCGGTCACACCGCTAGTTACTACTATATTGGTAAAAATGCTGCCCTTGCCTTTGCCACATCCGTACCATTTGGATTAACTGCCCAGCAGCAAAATGCTTGGCTGTATCACGGTGGTGGTTTGGAAGCAATGCAAAAGCTTTATGCTGATTTCAACGTGATTAATTTTCCGGCTGGTAACTCTGGGGCGCAAATGGGTGGCTGGTTCAAGCGAGAAATTAAATCAGTTGCCGACTTGAACGGTTTAAAGATGAGAATTCCTGGCTTGGGAGGTCAGGTGATGTCGCGCTTGGGCGTGAACGTGCAGGTGCTACCTGGCGGAGAGATTTATCTAGCACTAGACCGAGGTGCGATCGATGCAGCAGAATGGGTTGGTCCTTACGATGATGAAAAATTAGGTCTCAATAAAGCAGCAAAGTTTTATTACTACCCGGGTTGGTGGGAACCAGGACCAACTTGGGAAGTATTGGTCAATCGAGCTGCTTGGGATAAGCTGCCAAAGGAATATCAAGAAATTCTCAAGAGTGCTGCTACAGATGCCAATATGGATAATTTGGCTCAATACAATGCTTTAAATGGGGCAGCATTAGAACGGCTCGTGAAGGGCGGAACAAGGCTAACTCCTTATACTAAAGAAATTATGCAAGCAGCACAAAAGGCAACTACCGATTTGTTATCTGAAAATGCTGCTAAAGATGCGACTTTTAAACAGATTTACCAGCAATGGAATGCGTTCCGCGCCCAAGTTTATAGGTGGAATGAGATCAATGAGTTAAGTTTTACGAGTTTTACATTTCCTTCTGTTTGA
- a CDS encoding TrmH family RNA methyltransferase, with protein MIASLQNPLVKQMRKLHSAKQRSQQGVFLLEGTHLLEEAYAAKYPLECVCCTSQWQENHQQLWQQISQSGARIEIVTPEVLQAIATTINPDGVVATATRQQGREVPHTGISLALETLQDPGNLGTIIRTAAAAGASGLWLSRDSVDLDNPKVLRASAGQWFRLPMVVSQDLRQTVLQCQAAGMQAIATLPTAKMTYWEVDWQRPSVILLGNEGAGLSADLTAMTDLQVQIPLSAGVESLNVGIAAALLLYEAQRQRSQQQVESI; from the coding sequence ATGATCGCGAGTTTGCAAAATCCTCTGGTCAAGCAGATGCGAAAGCTGCACTCTGCCAAACAGCGATCGCAACAGGGTGTTTTTCTCTTGGAAGGAACGCATTTGTTAGAGGAGGCTTATGCAGCGAAGTATCCCTTGGAATGCGTCTGTTGTACTTCCCAATGGCAGGAAAACCATCAACAGCTTTGGCAGCAGATTAGTCAATCGGGAGCGCGGATAGAAATTGTCACTCCAGAGGTTTTGCAGGCGATCGCAACTACGATCAATCCCGATGGAGTTGTAGCGACAGCAACTAGACAGCAAGGGCGAGAAGTACCCCATACAGGCATTAGTTTAGCTTTAGAGACGCTGCAAGATCCTGGGAATTTGGGAACGATAATTCGCACGGCGGCGGCGGCTGGTGCATCGGGGCTGTGGTTGAGTAGGGATAGTGTAGATTTAGACAATCCCAAGGTGTTACGAGCTTCCGCTGGGCAGTGGTTTCGATTGCCGATGGTCGTGAGTCAAGATCTGCGGCAAACTGTACTCCAGTGTCAGGCGGCGGGAATGCAAGCGATCGCGACTTTACCTACTGCGAAGATGACATATTGGGAAGTAGACTGGCAGCGTCCGAGTGTCATTCTTTTGGGAAATGAGGGAGCGGGATTATCAGCAGATCTAACGGCAATGACAGATCTACAGGTGCAAATTCCCCTCAGTGCAGGGGTAGAGTCGTTGAATGTGGGAATCGCAGCAGCGTTGCTGTTATATGAAGCACAACGACAGCGATCGCAGCAACAGGTAGAGTCTATTTAA